The DNA sequence AGCCCACTTGGCTGGGCGAATTGTCCATCTGCCGCCCCTTTTCCAGCCTGCCCGCCATCACCGGAACCATGGCTTTGAATCCACGACCGCGCCTCCTGCAACGCTTTTGCAAGTTCAGCCGTTGTCTGATATCTGTTTTCAGGTTGATCGCTTTGGGCTTTTTCACTGATGGATTTCAAAAGACCCATATCGGAATCAAGATTCCTCAAAAAACGCACTTTCTGGATTGTCGCCTCGATCCCTTCGGATTTCACACCAAGGCATCTGTCAATCACCTTTCCGATACTGAAAATATCAGCCCGCTCATCGTATGGTTTGCCCCTCAAAACCTCTGGGGCCTCATAGCGGAACGTCCCTGCAGCGGTGGTGGCCTGTTCATCGCGTTCAAGAATGCGGGAAATGCCAAAATCGGCGAGTATGTAGTGACCGCTCAACTCATCATAAAAAATATTCGCCGGCTTGATGTCCCGATGGCAAAAAGATGCGTCTTTGGAGATGGACTGCGAGCACAACTGCAAGTCCCTGCACAAATCGAGGCCGACTTCGATGGTCTGTTCTGTGGTAAGCGGATCTGAATTCGCCAACTCATTTTCAAGCGTAAGCGGATAATATTCCATAAGCATGACCAGGTCCTCGCCCATCCAGGAACCGTCTTGCCAAGGCAGGGTAAAATGCCCGTAAATATTGACGGCACAGCGTTCTGATATGTCGCTGACCTTGTCCATGATCTCGCACTCCCGATGGGATCGGCGATAGATGTTACGTATACGTTTATCGCTATAAGGCCGGTCCGTTGCGCAGGCGAAAATATTCACCACTTTCAGCACGGCCGGCTGAGGTTCCCCATAACCGGCGTGGGAAACGAGGAATACGGCCGTTTTCTCCTGTTTATCTGCAGATTCAGGATCGTAAAGCGAGTCGACATAGGACCATGGACCGTTATCAAACGGGCGTGTATACCGTTCCCAATATTTGCGGGCCCTGTCATCCGCCGTGGTTACCGGATGACGTGGAATGGCGCGGCTCGGCGTAATCCCCAGCTTGAGTTCCAGTTTCTTTTCCAGCTTTTGTTCCGCTCTCTTTTTCCTGTCCATTTCGGTTCCTCCATTGGATCACGTTTTCAAATCGTCAATCGGTTTTTGGCTGGCTCCATACCACATTGTTTGCTTCGTCAAGCACCTTCACCCGAAGGATTCCTTGGACATCCATATTCATCACGCACCGATAGCGGGCACCTGCGGAAACAGACTCGTCGAAATCCATCTGACCCGAATAGACAGGTGCGTTAGGGTCGGACGCCTGGTACAACTCACAACGCTCACCGGCGACATCATCGGCAAATATTCTGATCGGGGCCCTAGTACAGCGATTGTTGGAGGACGAGAGAAACACATGGGTTTTTTCGACAGGCAGATGGTCCCCTATGACGATGACATTTTGTACGTACGAATTGCCTTTAATCGGATCGAATACGCCGATACCATAAGACTCCGGAGCTTTCAGCATCTTCACTGAGCCCATATCCGCTGAGCCCCTGTACGATTGCGCGTATAGCGCCGCCCCTCTCGCCACGCTCAGTTCCGGGTCATCCGCGACCTGCACGTTAATCTGAGGATACAATTTACGCAGACTTTGCACGATCATGGACATATTCGCACCCCCACCCACGCAGATGATATGTCGTATCGGTTCTTGGTCCAATGTGTTCGAATCGTCGATGACCAACTTCACCAGCTTCATGGTTTCACCAAGCAAATCACCGGTCTGCTTTTCAAAATCGGAACGGCGTACTGTAGTCGTTACGTTTACCGCTTTTCCATCGACGCAAGTCTGATATTCAGCGTTTGCCGATTGGCGGAAGCACAGCTCCCTCCGAACTTTTTCGGCAACCCGGGCAAGCAACTGCTCCTGTGCTGCAGAAAAATCGCAATTCGCATATGCCTTCCTGCATTCGTCCATCAGCGACTGCTTGAGACGCATTTGCCAGTCCTGCGTACCGCCACGTAGCGTTGTGGAAGACACGACATCGAAAAATTCACGAGAGCCTTCACACACCTGCACCACGGCCACATCACAGACCTGGCTTCCCAGATCGTAGACGAGAACCCGCTCATTTGCCTGAGGATCAGCGGCCTTACTGTAGTAATCCCACGCCGCGGCAACCGGCTCCCTGATCAGCCCCAACACGGGCAGTCCCGCCCCGCCCTGCTCGCGCGGGAAACGCAATGCATCACACAGGACATTGATTTCCGTCTTGGTGAACCCTGCCGGAACCGCCAACACCACACCGTTGATATTCTCTTGGATACCCGATTGACGCACTGCTTCCTGCGCACTGTCGCAAACTCCTCTCAAAAGGGAAGCAACGATCTGCCACGAAAGAAACGACTGGTTGTCGACATGCCATAACGAGTTTTCTCCTCTTTCATCGGTCAAACTCATTTTGATCGAAGAAACAAGATTCTTCTCCTCATCATTTTCCATGGCATATTGTTGCGCGGCGAAACCGACGAGCGCACCCTGTCCGTGATCGTAGTAAAACGCGGTGGGAACACTCCGGTCACCGGCCTGCGTCTGCGGCAAAACCACCACTTCCCCGTCGAGATTGCAAATTGCGACTTTAGAAAAACCAGTACCAAAATCAATGCCAATATTCAATGTACGGTCTTCCTATCTCTTCATCGATCCGACAAACCAACATCCAATCGTTCCATCTCATCTATGAGACATCCGCGTAACAACCCTCAGAATCTATCTGCAAGAATGCCTGTACAAGCTATCATAGCCTGAAATACGATAATGGCATCAATTCCGAACGTAAATAAGGAACGGTAAAACCGTCCAATGTCAATCTTCAACATCAGATTTGTTTTACCGTTCCTCCATCAGGTTCTTGGCCATTCAGCTTTACCGCAGAATGACCCCGCCTTCTAATGAATCGTCACTCGCCGTCAAGCTTACGACGGGAGGTGACGGCATCGGCGAGAGTGTGCAGCAGCTCATCGGTGCGATCCCAAGAGATGCACGGATCGGTGATGGAACGGCCGTAGACCAGCTGGTCAAGCGGCGCAGGCGACTGGTGGCCGCCGCGGATGTTGCTTTCCATCATCACTCCGAAAATGCCGGGCTCGCCTTTGGCCAGACGTGCGGCGATTTCCTCGACCACTTCGGCCTCGCGCACCTCATCCTTGCCGCAATTGCCATGGGCGGCGTCGATGACCAGGCCATGCTCGCTGGGACCGGTGACCTTGGATTGCTTCAAGGTTTCCAACGCTTCGGACACGGATTTCGCATCGTAGTTGGGACCGGTAGTGGAGCCACGCAGAACGATATGGCAATCTGGATTGCCCTTGGTTTCCGCGGAAATGACGCGGCCGTCAAGGTTGATCGACAGGAAATGGTGCTCGTTGGCCACGGCGTAACACGAATCCGCGGCAACCTTCACGGAACCGTCGGTGGAGTTCTTGAAGCCGATCGGCATCGACATGCCGCTGGCCAGCTCGCGGTGCACCTGGCTTTCGGTGTTGCGTGCGCCGATGGCACCCCAGCTGACCATATCGCAGATATACTGCGGAGTGATCGGATCAAGCCATTCCGTGGCCGTGGGCAGGCCTTCCTCCAAAACATCGGAAAGCACCTTGCGGGCCAGATACATGCCCTTGCGGATGTTGAATTCGCCGTCGAGATCGGGGTCGTTAATCAGACCCTTCCAGCCCACAGTGGTACGCGGCTTCTCAAAATAGACACGCATCACGATCATCAGGCGGTCTTTAAGCTCATCGTTGACCTTGGACAGACGTTGCGCATAATCCTTGGCTGCGGCCGGATCATGAATCGAGCAGGGGCCGACGATGACAAGCAGACGATCATCACGGCCATGCAGGATGTTGCGAATCTCCTGACGGGACTTCAAAACCAAATCGCTCATCGGCTTGGTCAGCGGACGTTCCTTCAGGAACTCACGCGGCGCAGGAATCGGGTCAAGCTGACGAATGTTGACATCCACTGTTTCGGGGTAAACGGCGCTGTCGCTAAATCGCTGTGCGTCCTCAGAACTTCCAGGCCCTCGCATAATTGCCATTATTCCCTCCTCTACTTGACATGGACTTCATTGCCACCGCTGCCGGTTTAAACAGCAACGGGCTCTTTATTATAATCGATTAAAGATTGCAACACAGCCGAATAATCACTTATTAATCTTCGTGCCGGTCCAACACAACAACGCATAAAATATGATCGCGGCCAACACCGACTTGACACCGGATGACAAGAGCACTCTGACATTCTCGACACCGATAAGCATGCCGATGACATCGATGCCGAACATGATCAACGCAAAAACCAGCGCCTAAATTGCCGGATGACTCCAGAAATAATTTCTCATCGAGATACTTCCTTGTCTGCCCGATGCTGCGTGGCCCCGTCTTAAGACGCGGCCACGGGCGCACGCACGAAAAGCCCGCAGGGCTTTTCTTATGCCCGAATCAAACTCTTTTTAGCTCCAACCGGTTGCCTGAAACCGGCAGGTGCCGGTTTCAGGCGCGTATTGGCCGAAAATAGCCCGCTGGGCTATTTTCTTCAGGCCAATGCGCCTGCAATTTTTGAGTTCGCTAACGCGAACACCCAATATCGCGTGGCCTTGTCTTAGGACAAGGCCACGGGCGCTTGCGAGAAAAGCCCACAGGGCTTTTCTCTTATGCAAGCGCCCCCATTGGATCCCAAGCCGGGAGCATTGTCGCGGGCTCAGTGAGCGCAGCCTGGTATTCGGCGGGGAGCATCGACTTCGGGACGGCGACCTCGTAGACGTATTCGCTGAACCAATCGTCGCTCATGGTGAAGTATCCCTTGTCGGCCACCTTGCAACCCCAGGAGTTCTCCACGCGCCAACGGTTGGTGGTCTTGCCGTCGTCGGCCACATCCACGCCGACGAACGCCATCGCATGGTTCATCGCGGAATCACCATAGCGAACGCGCGCTTCCTTGTCCATATCGAAATCAACGCCGTAAACCTTGCCGTATTCGTAAAGATCGGTGGCCCAAGCGCCGTTGTCGCGGTCCATCATCGGGTGGCAATCCGCACCGAACCAAGCCGGCATCTTAAGCTCGGAAAGGATGCGACGCACGCAGTCCTTCATAAACTGGTTCGGGACGTTCAAGTACTCGGTCGGGTCTCCCCCGACGACGTTGCCCAAGTGCTCGATGCCGATCTTCTTGCCCTTGGCGTGCTCGGCTCGCGGATCGTCGACGAGGCAAACGTAATCCTCAAGATCCGCGGACCCCACGTACTTCTTCCAGAACTCGACCGGCGTGGTCTCGCCGTCGCGGTGGAAGTTGCCGTCCTTGTCGGTCCACTCCCAGTCAAAGCTCTTCGGCGGCTCGCCCAAGTGGATGGTGAGCATGCGGTGACCGGCTTCGACGGTCTGATCAACGATGTGGTCGATTGCCGAAGGATCGGCATACATATGAGCCACAGCAGTGTGCAACAAACGACGCAGCTGCGTGTTCATTTCGCTGGTATTGGTCGACGAAGCAGTCTCAGGGAAGAAGTCCTTGGGCACGGCACCGTACTTCTTGTAAACGTTCATCGCCATCGTCCATTGGCCGCCGTCGCCCATCACATCGGCAAGCAGATGCTGCATCAGCTGAGAATCGGCAGGTTCACCGGCACGCACCAGATTCGCAACATCGCGTAGGAAGTAGTTGATGCGTTCAAGCTTATCGTAATACATTGCGTAATTCTGCGAGAACTCGAACTGCTCCAGATTGAGATTCTTCTTGGCCACGAAACGTGCCACGTTCAGGGAGCTGAACAGCCAGCAACGTCCGGAATGGTTCTGGTTGGTGACTTCGCCATTGTCGACAGTCACCGAGAAACGACGCTGAAGCCGGCGGGCGCGGTCATAATTGTGCGCCACCGGATTGATCCCGGACGTGGTGACGGCGTTCATCGCCAACGTGTTGACAGGCTGGGCCTCGAAATCGTCTTGCAACGCTTCCAGACGGTCGGCGCTCAACGGCTTCATTTCATTCATCAGATAATGCTCCTTTGATTGGTTTATATTCCACCATATTCCCTGCGCTGTATCGGACACTCACAATGGTATCGATAGCCACGCGGAAGACTGTGTACTAACGGAAAATAATAGAGTCGTACATAACGTTGCGCCGCAGCATACTCACCACGGCGCATCAAAGAATAAAACAACTAGGGACTAGCCAAAAGCCAACGAATCCGCCGGAATCTAGCGTTTCATATCGGATCCGCCCGCAGGCTCACCGCCGTTGTAATCGGAATCGCCATAACCGGCGCGATTGCGGTTATCGGAATCGTTCCGGGTGCTGGTCTGAGCGGCCGCATTAACCGGAATGCTCGGAGCGGCAGGAACCTTCAACGAGGCGGGAGCCTCGCCACCCGCGGCGGAATTCCTGTTTTCAGTGGTATTCACCAAATGCGAAAGCTGTTGCATGCCTTGTTTTGATTCACCGTCCGTGGCAGGCTCAGGCGAATCGTCGTCATCACCTCTGCTGCTTTCCTCTTTTTTGCTGTCTTCCTGCGCAGCGTCATCCAAGTCATTGGCCACAGCGTTGGCCACTGGGACATTGACACCTTGCTGCTTCTCATCGGTAAATCCGAAGCCGGAGAACGCATTGGTGAACATCGAGCGAAGCTCGGTGACACGCTGGGTGATGGTGGATTCACGTTCCTGAAGGTCCTTGATGCGTTGTTGGAGGTTGTCAAGTTCGCCCTGTGCGGCCTGACGGCGCTCTTCCACGCGCGCCTCGGCGTCCTTCTTGGCTTTGGAGACAATCTCTTCGGCCTGACGGTCGGCTTCCTGACGCTTTGAAACCGTATAGCTGTCAGCCTCATCACGCAGATCCTTGGCCTTGGAGACTAGGTCGTCGGCTTCCTTCTTTGCAGCGGCTCGGCTCTGTTCCAATTGCTGCAACAAATCGTTGACTTTGCTGGTAGCCTCTTCCTGCTGCTTGGAGATGTCGGTGCGAATCTGCTCGACCTCGGCGTTGACCTGACTCATCGTCTTGGTGCGCTGTACCTCAGCCTCGTCGGTGATGCCCTGGGCTTTCGCCTTCGCGTCATCGGTGATTTCCGTCGCCTTGCGCTGTGCTTCGGTGGTCATACGGGAAACCTGCTCGCGGACGTTGGCGAGCTTCTTGTTGGCTTCGGCCAGAGCAGTCTCGATCTGGTCGCTTGCGTCACTTTTGAGCTTGGCGACCTCATCATTGGCGGCCTTGCGCTGTTCAGCAATCTGCTGGGTGGCTTTGGCCTTGAGTTCGGCAATCTCGCGATCCTGCTTGGCCTTCTCGCTGGCAAGACGCTTGTTGTGTTCCTCACGGGAGTTGGTCAATTCGATTTCGATGGTGTCACGCTGCTCGGTGACCTTTTTCGCCGTCTCCTCGCGCAGCCTGGTGGCATCCTGCTTGGCCGAAGTGGTGATCGATTCGGACTCGGTCTGTGCCTTGGCCAGAATGGTGGCGGCCTTGGAATTGGCTTCATCGGTGATGTGCTGGGCATCGAGCTTGGTGTTGTTGATCAGGGTTTCCGCCTGATGCTGGGCGGCGGCACGGGTGCTTGCAGCGTCCTGCTTGGCCCGGTTGACCAGTTCGGTGCTGGTCTGTTCAGCGCTGGCGAGCATCTGTTGGGCGTTGGCACCGAGCGAGGCGAACGAATTGCCTTGCGAGGCCTTCTTGGCGTTCTTCTTTTCCTCTTCAAGTTGGGCACGCAATTGCAGGATGGTCTGATCGCTGGAACTGACCTGCATACGCATACGGTCAAGCGTCTGCTGCATCGAAGCCAGCGTCTGGTCTACTTGTTCTTTGTTATAGCCGCGCAATTCCGTCGTGAAGCGATCATCCGCCATGCTCATTCCTTTCGCCTTGCGACCTCGGTCGCAGATTTAAAGCCTACGAATACTAACTGATAACTGTAGTGTATTTTTGAAGTAATA is a window from the Bifidobacterium sp. ESL0745 genome containing:
- a CDS encoding C1 family peptidase, whose protein sequence is MNEMKPLSADRLEALQDDFEAQPVNTLAMNAVTTSGINPVAHNYDRARRLQRRFSVTVDNGEVTNQNHSGRCWLFSSLNVARFVAKKNLNLEQFEFSQNYAMYYDKLERINYFLRDVANLVRAGEPADSQLMQHLLADVMGDGGQWTMAMNVYKKYGAVPKDFFPETASSTNTSEMNTQLRRLLHTAVAHMYADPSAIDHIVDQTVEAGHRMLTIHLGEPPKSFDWEWTDKDGNFHRDGETTPVEFWKKYVGSADLEDYVCLVDDPRAEHAKGKKIGIEHLGNVVGGDPTEYLNVPNQFMKDCVRRILSELKMPAWFGADCHPMMDRDNGAWATDLYEYGKVYGVDFDMDKEARVRYGDSAMNHAMAFVGVDVADDGKTTNRWRVENSWGCKVADKGYFTMSDDWFSEYVYEVAVPKSMLPAEYQAALTEPATMLPAWDPMGALA
- a CDS encoding protein kinase, which gives rise to MDRKKRAEQKLEKKLELKLGITPSRAIPRHPVTTADDRARKYWERYTRPFDNGPWSYVDSLYDPESADKQEKTAVFLVSHAGYGEPQPAVLKVVNIFACATDRPYSDKRIRNIYRRSHRECEIMDKVSDISERCAVNIYGHFTLPWQDGSWMGEDLVMLMEYYPLTLENELANSDPLTTEQTIEVGLDLCRDLQLCSQSISKDASFCHRDIKPANIFYDELSGHYILADFGISRILERDEQATTAAGTFRYEAPEVLRGKPYDERADIFSIGKVIDRCLGVKSEGIEATIQKVRFLRNLDSDMGLLKSISEKAQSDQPENRYQTTAELAKALQEARSWIQSHGSGDGGQAGKGAADGQFAQPSGLNSTKIWNESEGPTVAETMMAPRETTVGYSETYQREEREYQKAAADLINADSDLKMTLDTSPTHAVKTQTGKVRWSLRQNDPANTRVAHSPNPADVQETKSVVYSKEDSTTDNSIDPNSGQRGADPRNSD
- a CDS encoding 3-deoxy-7-phosphoheptulonate synthase, whose amino-acid sequence is MAIMRGPGSSEDAQRFSDSAVYPETVDVNIRQLDPIPAPREFLKERPLTKPMSDLVLKSRQEIRNILHGRDDRLLVIVGPCSIHDPAAAKDYAQRLSKVNDELKDRLMIVMRVYFEKPRTTVGWKGLINDPDLDGEFNIRKGMYLARKVLSDVLEEGLPTATEWLDPITPQYICDMVSWGAIGARNTESQVHRELASGMSMPIGFKNSTDGSVKVAADSCYAVANEHHFLSINLDGRVISAETKGNPDCHIVLRGSTTGPNYDAKSVSEALETLKQSKVTGPSEHGLVIDAAHGNCGKDEVREAEVVEEIAARLAKGEPGIFGVMMESNIRGGHQSPAPLDQLVYGRSITDPCISWDRTDELLHTLADAVTSRRKLDGE
- a CDS encoding cell division protein; the encoded protein is MSMADDRFTTELRGYNKEQVDQTLASMQQTLDRMRMQVSSSDQTILQLRAQLEEEKKNAKKASQGNSFASLGANAQQMLASAEQTSTELVNRAKQDAASTRAAAQHQAETLINNTKLDAQHITDEANSKAATILAKAQTESESITTSAKQDATRLREETAKKVTEQRDTIEIELTNSREEHNKRLASEKAKQDREIAELKAKATQQIAEQRKAANDEVAKLKSDASDQIETALAEANKKLANVREQVSRMTTEAQRKATEITDDAKAKAQGITDEAEVQRTKTMSQVNAEVEQIRTDISKQQEEATSKVNDLLQQLEQSRAAAKKEADDLVSKAKDLRDEADSYTVSKRQEADRQAEEIVSKAKKDAEARVEERRQAAQGELDNLQQRIKDLQERESTITQRVTELRSMFTNAFSGFGFTDEKQQGVNVPVANAVANDLDDAAQEDSKKEESSRGDDDDSPEPATDGESKQGMQQLSHLVNTTENRNSAAGGEAPASLKVPAAPSIPVNAAAQTSTRNDSDNRNRAGYGDSDYNGGEPAGGSDMKR
- a CDS encoding Hsp70 family protein, whose protein sequence is MNIGIDFGTGFSKVAICNLDGEVVVLPQTQAGDRSVPTAFYYDHGQGALVGFAAQQYAMENDEEKNLVSSIKMSLTDERGENSLWHVDNQSFLSWQIVASLLRGVCDSAQEAVRQSGIQENINGVVLAVPAGFTKTEINVLCDALRFPREQGGAGLPVLGLIREPVAAAWDYYSKAADPQANERVLVYDLGSQVCDVAVVQVCEGSREFFDVVSSTTLRGGTQDWQMRLKQSLMDECRKAYANCDFSAAQEQLLARVAEKVRRELCFRQSANAEYQTCVDGKAVNVTTTVRRSDFEKQTGDLLGETMKLVKLVIDDSNTLDQEPIRHIICVGGGANMSMIVQSLRKLYPQINVQVADDPELSVARGAALYAQSYRGSADMGSVKMLKAPESYGIGVFDPIKGNSYVQNVIVIGDHLPVEKTHVFLSSSNNRCTRAPIRIFADDVAGERCELYQASDPNAPVYSGQMDFDESVSAGARYRCVMNMDVQGILRVKVLDEANNVVWSQPKTD